A window of Cucurbita pepo subsp. pepo cultivar mu-cu-16 chromosome LG06, ASM280686v2, whole genome shotgun sequence contains these coding sequences:
- the LOC111797393 gene encoding bifunctional nuclease 1-like: protein MGSLQGPVVCPTIRAKQAGFCSLPINRSLMAFRFRRGELWGFAGTNGLRAKLPGISQQGCARKCKTLCCSFNSSSDDNGSTAENFNGKDEEYVESSVIEAVEVKSGADEFVIKMRDGRHLRCVHNNPHGGHLPDYAPHPAIVLKMEDGTGLLLPIIVLEMPSVLLMAAMRNVPIARPTMYQVVKEMIEKMGYEVKLVRVTKRVHEAYFAQLYLSKIGCETDCISFDLRPSDAINIAVRCKVPIQVNKYLAYSDGMRVVETGKLPSQAPATDGLLFTEVDRPNGQPCAEAKEFNLVRNMLIAAVEERYRDAAQWRDKLNLLRARRNLA from the exons ATGGGGTCTTTGCAAGGACCGGTTGTTTGCCCAACTATTCGCGCCAAGCAAGCAGGATTCTGTTCTCTGCCAATCAATCGTTCTTTAATGGCTTTTAGGTTTCGAAGAGGTGAATTATGGGGTTTTGCTGGGACCAACGGTTTGCGTGCCAAGTTACCAGGTATTTCTCAGCAAGGCTGTGCTAGAAAATGCAAGACATTGTGTTGCAGCTTCAATTCATCATCAGACGACAATGGAAGTACAGCAGAGAACTTCAACGGGAAGGATGAAGAATACGTTGAATCGAGCGTGATTGAAGCTG TTGAGGTGAAAAGTGGTGCCGATGAATTCGTGATTAAAATGAGGGATGGTAGGCACTTAAGGTGTGTTCATAACAACCCTCACGGTGGGCATCTGCCGGATTATGCTCCACATCCTGCAATTGTGTTGAAGATGGAAGATGGGActggtcttcttcttcccataATCGTGT TGGAAATGCCAAGCGTGCTGCTTATGGCTGCTATGCGAAACGTTCCAATT GCCAGACCAACGATGTATCAAGTGGTGAAAGAGATGATTGAAAAGATGGGTTATGAA GTCAAACTCGTAAGGGTTACGAAGAGAGTGCACGAGGCATATTTTGCTCAGTTATATCTCTCAAAG ATTGGTTGTGAGACTGACTGCATCAGCTTCGATCTCCGACCTTCAGATGCAATAAACATTGCAGTCCGATGCAAG GTCCCAATTCAAGTGAACAAGTATCTTGCTTACAGTGATGGCATGAGAGTTGTTGAAACTGGGAAGCTGCCATCCCAGGCCCCTGCTACGGATGGCTTATTATTCACCGAAGTGGATag gCCTAATGGTCAGCCTTGTGCTGAAGCCAAAGAGTTCAATCTTGTCAGGAATATGCTGATTGCTGCTGTTGAAGAGCGCTACAGAGATGCTG CTCAATGGAGGGACAAGCTCAATCTTCTGAGGGCTAGGAGGAATTTGGCGTAA
- the LOC111796692 gene encoding 50S ribosomal protein L31, chloroplastic — MALSLTNSFLQRPISPVVAPPKKKEFGARSHRAVVTCRKKDLHPQFHEDAKVYCNGELVMTTGGTQKEYSVDVWSGNHPFYLGSRSALLVDADQVEKFRKKFGELSQLMEIPVLKGEIVLPTKRKSGGKGKKK; from the exons ATGGCGCTGAGCCTAACAAATTCCTTTCTTCAACGCCCAATTTCCCCGGTCGTCGCACCGCCGAAGAAAAAG GAATTTGGAGCGAGAAGTCACCGGGCGGTGGTGACCTGCCGGAAAAAGGATCTGCACCCCCAATTCCACGAGGATGCTAAGGTTTATTGCAATGGAGAGCTGGTGATGACGACGGGTGGGACCCAGAAAGAGTATTCAGTGGATGTGTGGTCGGGAAATCACCCTTTCTATTTGGGCAGCCGCTCTGCCCTGCTCGTCGACGCCGATCAGGTCGAGAAATTCCGCAAGAAATTCGGAGAGCTGTCGCAGTTGATGGAGATTCCTGTCCTAAAAGGGGAAATCGTTCTTCCCACGAAACGAAAATCCGGCGgcaaagggaagaaaaaatag